From the Primulina tabacum isolate GXHZ01 chromosome 3, ASM2559414v2, whole genome shotgun sequence genome, one window contains:
- the LOC142540904 gene encoding uncharacterized protein LOC142540904, which translates to MQRIVDNVIAVTKESVKTFTYESLNNTVRLINGMSALLLAILPGKTSILEGIHGWELRPTFRGPRLPRWMENGASSFNQFIHILSIDSDTSSSVDYSSGGEDGDIIYPSSPLSQSSRLSRESSFPKIVDRRRHLVRLVLSWLLLPLRILLGIPQKLFNLASCRASETPVRAKNNRPLTVRSPRRFQSLKDHVVQRATDRRRSIVEDLHLGTEIFIESTFDNVHKAAHCLLAPADTIRRVFIWFSSRGSGSEDTPGDGLGISVSAAVLSDNDPTPIERRTTFHNSLNTDARTCRDVITELGYPYEAIRVVTADGYVLLLERIPRKDAKKVVYLQHGILDSSMGWVSNGVIGSPAFAAFDQGYDVFLGNFRGLVSREHVDKSISSRQYWTYSINEHGIEDIPAMIEKIHEIKISELKSLESNLEEVNNTDQPYKICAICHSLGGAGILMYVLTRRIEEKPHRLSRLILLSPAGFHHDSTLVLTAIESLFLLFAPLLAPFFPAFYIPTRFFRMLLNKLARDFNNLPAVGGLVQTLMSYVVGGDSSNWVGVLGLPHYNMDDMPGVAFRVALHLAQMKHSRKFTMFDYGSPASNMDVYGSPEPLDLGECYRLFDVPVDLVAGRKDKVVKPSMVREHFRLMKDAGVDVSFSEFEYAHLDFTFSHREELLSYVMSRLLLVNPNSNRVHRQKSLKMQRKYVNGEQGVNK; encoded by the exons ATGCAAAGGATCGTTGACAATGTTATTGCCGTCACGAAAGA GTCTGTCAAGACATTCACTTATGAATCACTCAATAATACTGTGAGGCTGATTAATGGAATGTCAGCATTATTGTTGGCTATTCTGCCTGGAAAGACTTCGATACTTGAAGGCATTCATGGTTGGGAGCTCAGGCCAACTTTTCGCGGACCTCGACTCCCCCGCTGGATGGAGAA TGGCGCATCATCTTTCAATCAATTTATCCACATACTCTCCATCGATTCTGATACTTCCTCAAGTGTAGATTATTCATCTGGGGGAGAAGATGGCGACATTATTTATCCTAGTTCTCCTTTATCGCAGAGTTCTCGACTCTCAAGGGAAAGCAGTTTCCCCAAGATTGTTGATCGGAGGAGACATTTGGTTAGACTAGTGCTCTCATGGCTTCTGCTCCCCTTGAGAATTCTTTTGGGCATTCCGCAGAAGCTTTTTAATTTGGCTTCTTGTCGAGCTTCTGAAACCCCTGTTAGAGCCAAAAACAACCGGCCTTTAACAGTGCGTTCTCCTAGGAGGTTTCAAAGCCTCAAGGATCACGTTGTCCAGCGGGCCACTGATCGCAGACGCAGCATTGTTGAG GATCTCCACCTAGGTACGGAGATCTTCATTGAATCTACATTTGATAATGTTCACAAGGCAGCCCATTGCCTTCTAGCTCCTGCGGACACAATCAGAAGGGTATTTATATGGTTCTCTTCTAGAGGCAGTGGGAGTGAAGATACTCCTGGTGATGGATTGGGGATCTCTGTCTCTGCAGCTGTTCTCTCAGATAATGATCCAACTCCCATAGAAAGGAGGACAACTTTTCACAACTCCCTCAATACTGATGCTCGGACATGTCGAGATGTAATAACAGAGCTTGG GTATCCATATGAAGCTATTCGTGTGGTTACTGCTGATGGTTATGTTCTTCTTTTGGAAAGGATCCCGAG GAAAGATGCTAAAAAAGTAGTCTATCTGCAGCATGGAATATTAGATTCATCTATGGG GTGGGTATCTAATGGGGTGATTGGCTCTCCGGCCTTTGCTGCTTTTGATCAAG GGTATGATGTTTTTCTGGGAAATTTTCGTGGGTTGGTTTCAAGAGAACACGTCGACAAAAGTATCTCATCGCGACA GTATTGGACGTACTCGATAAATGAGCATGGGATTGAAGATATACCTGCGATGATAGAGAAGATACATGAAATTAAGATCTCAGAATTGAAGTCCCTCGAATCTAATCTGGAGGAAGTAAACAATACCGATCAGCCTTACAAAATTTGTGCAATTTGTCACAGCCTTGGAGGAGCGGGTATTCTAATGTATGTTCTAACACGAAGGATCGAGGAGAAGCCCCATCGACTTTCGAGGCTGATTCTCCTTTCACCAGCTGGCTTTCACCATGACTCTACACTCGTACTCACAGCGATAGAGAGCCTGTTTCTTTTGTTTGCCCCTCTCTTAGCACCTTTCTTTCCAGCTTTCTACATTCCCACTCGATTTTTTCGTATGTTACTGAATAAATTGGCTCGTGACTTCAACAACTTACCTGCGGTTGGGGGATTGGTACAAACGCTAATGAGTTACGTTGTTGGTGGGGACAGTTCGAACTGGGTTGGAGTTTTAGGTTTGCCCCACTATAATATGGATGACATGCCCGGAGTTGCATTTCGAGTGGCGCTTCATCTGGCACAAATGAAACACTCGAGAAAGTTCACAATGTTTGATTACGGTAGCCCTGCCTCCAATATGGACGTTTATGGTTCTCCTGAGCCATTGGACTTGGGAGAATGCTATAGGCTTTTTGATGTTCCCGTCGATCTTGTTGCAGGCAGGAAAGACAAAGTGGTCAAGCCTTCTATGGTACGAGAACACTTCCGGTTGATGAAAGATGCGGGAGTCGATGTTTCATTTAGTGAGTTCGAGTATGCGCACTTGGACTTCACATTCTCACATCGCGAGGAGCTTTTATCCTATGTTATGTCCCGGTTGCTGCTCGTGAACCCGAATTCTAATCGAGTGCATCGACAGAAATCTCTGAAAATGCAACGAAAATATGTAAATGGAGAGCAAGGtgtaaataaatga
- the LOC142538537 gene encoding uncharacterized protein LOC142538537 translates to MENMSTDHNSFSTTDSDDDFFEVAMNDDTDEQMMKMILQQQHMLLGALQSSFGGSKRRKYVERDRAAAHARLVNDYFTEQPVWINEVFRRRFRMQQELFLRIVNALESHDEYFHWRVDATSKKGFSPLQKCTVAIRQLAYGGPADHYDEYLRVAETTTIDCLFNFCRCVIEIFGERYLRRPSADDKKHLVEMHLQRHGFPGMLGSLDCMHWEWKNCPVAWKGQFTRGDHGVPTIMLEAVASADLWIWHAFFGVA, encoded by the coding sequence ATGGAAAATATGTCCACAGATCACAACTCATTCTCTACCACCGATAGTGATGATGACTTCTTTGAAGTGGCGATGAATGATGACACAGATGAACAAATGATGAAAATGATACTCCAGCAACAGCATATGCTTCTCGGGGCATTACAAAGTTCTTTTGGTGGATCGAAGAGGAGAAAATATGTGGAACGGGACCGCGCAGCTGCACACGCTCGTCTTGTGAATGATTACTTCACAGAACAACCGGTATGGATCAACGAAGTATTTCGCCGACGTTTTCGGATGCAACAAGAGTTATTCTTGCGCATAGTCAATGCATTGGAAAGTCATGATGAATACTTTCACTGGAGAGTCGATGCAACGTCAAAAAAAGGCTTTTCACCACTTCAGAAATGCACAGTTGCTATCCGTCAACTGGCATATGGAGGCCCTGCAGATCATTATGATGAGTACTTACGGGTTGCTGAAACAACAACCATCGATTGCTTGTTCAACTTTTGTCGATGTGTGATTGAAATATTTGGTGAGCGATACCTTCGAAGGCCCAGTGCTGATGATAAAAAACATTTGGTTGAAATGCACCTGCAGAGACACGGATTCCCCGGCATGTTGGGTAGCCTTGATTGCATGCATTGGGAATGGAAAAACTGCCCGGTCGCTTGGAAAGGTCAGTTTACACGAGGTGACCATGGAGTCCCTACAATCATGCTTGAGGCGGTCGCGTCTGCAGACTTGTGGATTTGGCATGCTTTTTTTGGTGTTGCATGA
- the LOC142538538 gene encoding uncharacterized protein LOC142538538, with translation MDLDLAIRIDSHPAITDKSTSDEKREFERWERSNRMCMMIMNRVIPETLRGTMSSDIAMAKAFLQNLEKRFAKSEKSEIGTLLASLVSMRYRGKGNIREYIMEMSHLASRLKALKLDLSEDLLVHLVLISLPPQFNQFKVSNNCQKETWSLNELISHCVQEEERLKQDKTESAHYASTSKDKGKKRKYKEAADT, from the coding sequence ATGGATTTAGACCTTGCGATAAGGATTGACTCTCATCCCGCCATTACGGATAAGAGTACCTCTGATGAAAAGAGGGAGTTTGAAAGGTGGGAGAGATCGAATCGCATGTGTATGATGATCATGAATAGGGTCATTCCAGAAACATTAAGGGGCACAATGTCTAGCGACATTGCTATGGCTAAGGCTTTCCTTCAAAACCTCGAAAAGAGGTTTGCTAAAAGTGAAAAGTCTGAAATTGGTACACTTTTGGCAAGCCTCGTTTCAATGAGGTACAGGGGTAAGGGCAACATCAGGGAGTACATTATGGAAATGTCTCATCTTGCTTCAAGGTTGAAAGCACTGAAGCTTGACCTCTCTGAGGACTTGCTTGTGCATCTGGTTTTGATATCTCTTCCTCCTCAGTTTAACCAGTTCAAGGTGAGTAATAACTGTCAGAAAGAGACTTGGTCTCTGAATGAGCTCATCTCGCACTGTGTCCAGGAAGAGGAAAGGTTGAAGCAAGACAAGACAGAAAGTGCTCATTATGCCTCTACCTCGAAGGATAAAGGAAAGAAACGAAAGTATAAGGAAGCTGCGGATACATAG